In one window of Cellulophaga sp. HaHa_2_95 DNA:
- a CDS encoding helix-turn-helix domain-containing protein, with product MAKLTLNTFEQADFEKALDAALQRALKNLATPEKENPSKLLSRKDTAKFLCISLPTLHEWTKSGAIRAHRIGNRVLYKQGDINLALTIINHSNKIR from the coding sequence ATGGCAAAACTTACATTAAACACATTTGAACAAGCGGATTTCGAAAAAGCATTAGATGCAGCATTACAGAGAGCGTTAAAAAACTTAGCTACTCCTGAAAAAGAGAATCCCTCAAAATTACTATCCCGCAAAGACACCGCAAAATTTCTTTGCATTTCCTTACCAACACTTCACGAATGGACAAAATCGGGAGCTATAAGAGCCCACCGTATAGGGAATAGAGTTCTTTACAAACAAGGGGACATCAATTTAGCATTAACAATAATTAATCATAGTAATAAAATACGATAA
- a CDS encoding glycoside hydrolase family 26 protein, whose translation MTNLTLADTGALPQVFALQRKIEHLSERGYAFGHQDTTSYGVGWRHNHDSYTSDVYKVVGDFPLVYGFDIGQIEHGKEKNLDDVPFNTMCALMQKAHKEGGIITISWHADNPVSKGDSWETTIAVKHILKGGSYFEVYREWLKKVADFVLQLKDENGMLIPIAFRPFHEMNGAWFWWGNPHCSPEEYKTLWLQTLELLSEEFEVHNLLYVYAPNLVGAIGEYLLNYPGDHVVDMLGLDLYQHGTAKAFQKTLKTNVEVLRMVAERVKKPYALTEIGSDRVLEPLWWSTILDPTIANMGIAWVLLWRNDSENHFFVPYPDQLSANDFKRFSKKTHVLFLGDGKV comes from the coding sequence ATGACGAATCTCACTTTAGCAGATACGGGAGCATTGCCTCAGGTTTTTGCCTTACAACGAAAAATAGAACATCTTTCAGAAAGAGGATATGCTTTTGGGCATCAAGATACAACGTCTTATGGAGTAGGGTGGCGCCACAACCACGATTCGTATACGAGTGATGTGTATAAAGTGGTAGGGGACTTTCCTTTGGTTTATGGCTTTGATATTGGCCAGATAGAGCACGGAAAAGAAAAGAACTTAGATGATGTGCCTTTTAATACGATGTGCGCACTCATGCAGAAAGCGCATAAAGAAGGTGGGATTATTACCATTAGTTGGCATGCTGATAATCCAGTATCTAAAGGCGATAGTTGGGAAACTACGATTGCTGTAAAACATATTTTAAAAGGCGGTAGCTATTTTGAAGTGTATAGAGAGTGGCTTAAAAAAGTGGCCGATTTTGTATTGCAATTAAAAGATGAAAACGGAATGCTGATTCCGATTGCTTTTCGTCCGTTTCATGAAATGAATGGTGCATGGTTTTGGTGGGGAAACCCCCATTGCAGTCCAGAAGAATATAAAACTTTATGGTTGCAGACGTTAGAATTGTTGTCGGAAGAATTTGAAGTTCACAACTTGCTATATGTATATGCTCCTAATTTGGTAGGTGCCATAGGAGAATATCTTTTAAATTATCCTGGAGATCATGTGGTAGATATGTTAGGTTTAGATCTGTATCAACATGGAACAGCAAAAGCATTTCAAAAAACATTAAAAACCAATGTTGAGGTATTAAGAATGGTGGCAGAAAGGGTAAAGAAACCGTATGCCTTAACAGAAATAGGATCAGATAGGGTGTTGGAGCCCTTGTGGTGGAGTACAATTCTTGATCCTACCATCGCAAATATGGGTATCGCTTGGGTCCTTTTATGGCGAAATGATTCTGAAAATCACTTTTTTGTGCCTTATCCAGATCAATTGAGTGCAAATGATTTTAAAAGATTTAGTAAAAAGACACACGTTTTGTTTCTAGGTGATGGAAAAGTTTGA
- the trxA gene encoding thioredoxin: MALEITDATFDEVVLKSDKPVVVDFWAAWCGPCRMVGPIIDEVSTEYDGKAVVGKVDVDANQEFAAKYGVRNIPTVLVFKGGEIVSRQVGVSPKKVYTDAIDAAL; the protein is encoded by the coding sequence ATGGCATTAGAGATAACAGACGCAACTTTTGACGAAGTAGTCTTAAAAAGTGATAAACCAGTAGTAGTTGATTTTTGGGCAGCATGGTGTGGACCATGTAGAATGGTAGGTCCAATTATTGATGAAGTAAGTACTGAATATGATGGTAAAGCTGTTGTAGGTAAGGTAGATGTTGATGCAAATCAAGAATTTGCTGCTAAATACGGAGTACGTAACATTCCTACAGTATTAGTTTTTAAAGGTGGTGAAATTGTAAGTAGACAAGTAGGAGTTTCTCCTAAGAAAGTGTACACAGATGCAATTGATGCTGCATTATAG
- a CDS encoding DUF58 domain-containing protein — protein sequence MNVQSELHKSSLFQNLGLLANQVVEGFISGIHKSPFHGFSAEFAEHKIYNNGESTKHIDWKLFAKTDKLYTKRYEEETNLRCHMILDNSASMFYPEVKNLGIDHLNKIGFGVLAIAALMAILKKQRDAVGLSVYSDHYEYYASEKGSERHHQMLLAKLNEISASSRPENSTETYTYLHLIAEKMKRRSLIFLFTDMFQTETEDDKLFDALRHLKYNKHEVVLFHVLDAEHEVNFDFDNTPKRFVDVETGEKIDLYADTVKEGYQKSVQNYQEGLKLKCAQYKIKYVSVDVGSDFSKILNTYMTERQKFL from the coding sequence ATGAATGTACAATCGGAATTACATAAATCTTCATTATTTCAAAACCTTGGGCTTTTGGCTAATCAAGTTGTGGAGGGATTTATTAGTGGAATTCATAAGAGTCCGTTTCATGGTTTCTCTGCAGAATTTGCAGAACATAAAATTTATAATAATGGCGAAAGCACAAAGCATATAGATTGGAAGCTATTTGCTAAGACCGATAAATTGTACACCAAGCGCTATGAAGAAGAAACCAATCTTCGGTGCCATATGATCTTAGATAATTCTGCTTCCATGTTTTATCCAGAAGTAAAAAATCTAGGAATAGATCATTTAAATAAAATAGGTTTTGGCGTCTTGGCTATTGCAGCTCTAATGGCTATTTTAAAGAAACAACGAGATGCTGTGGGTCTAAGTGTGTATTCTGATCATTATGAATACTACGCCTCAGAAAAAGGTAGTGAGCGTCATCATCAGATGTTGTTAGCGAAGCTTAATGAGATTAGCGCATCTTCTAGGCCGGAAAATAGCACCGAAACGTATACCTATTTGCATTTAATTGCAGAAAAAATGAAACGGCGGAGTTTAATTTTTCTATTTACAGATATGTTTCAAACCGAAACAGAAGATGATAAATTGTTTGATGCGCTACGCCATTTAAAATATAACAAACACGAAGTAGTGCTTTTTCATGTATTAGATGCGGAGCATGAAGTGAATTTCGATTTTGATAATACACCTAAACGCTTTGTAGATGTAGAGACTGGAGAAAAAATAGATCTCTATGCAGATACTGTTAAAGAAGGGTATCAAAAAAGTGTTCAGAATTATCAAGAAGGCTTAAAATTGAAATGTGCACAATACAAAATCAAGTATGTTTCAGTAGATGTGGGCAGTGATTTTTCTAAAATTCTAAATACCTACATGACGGAAAGGCAAAAATTCCTATAA